A genomic window from Equus caballus isolate H_3958 breed thoroughbred chromosome 5, TB-T2T, whole genome shotgun sequence includes:
- the OR10J1 gene encoding olfactory receptor family 10 subfamily J member 1 yields MKGENHTLITEFVFQGFSSFHEHQLTLFVVFLAFYILTLAGNVIIVTIIRIDHHLHTPMYFFLSMLSTSETVYTLVILPRMLSSLVCVNESISLAGCATQMFFFITFGITNCFLLTAMGYDRYVAICNPLRYTVIMNKRVCVQLVWGAWSIGLIVATTQVISVFRLPFCAAKVAHFFCDIRPVMKLSCIDTTVNEILTLIISVLVLVVPMGLVFISYVLIISTILKIASAEGRKKAFATCVSHLTVVIVHYGCASIAYLKPKSENTRDQDQLISVTYTVITPLLNPVVYTLRNKEVKDALLRVIGRKLS; encoded by the coding sequence ATGAAGGGAGAAAACCATACCCTCATAACTGAGTTTGTTTTCCAGGGTTTCTCAAGCTTCCATGAACACCAGCTCACCCTTTTTGTGGTGTTCCTTGCATTCTACATCTTAACCTTAGCAGGCAATGTAATCATTGTGACCATTATCCGAATTGATCATCatctccacactcccatgtacttcttcctgagCATGCTGTCTACTTCAGAGACTGTATATACATTGGTCATTCTCCCAAGGATGCTCTCCAGccttgtgtgtgtgaatgagtcCATCTCATTGGCAGGTTGTGCCACTCAGATGTTCTTTTTCATAACCTTTGGTATCACTAACTGCTTCCTGCTCACAGCAATGGGTTATGACCGCTATGTAGCTATCTGCAACCCCCTGAGATACACAGTTATTATGAACAAGAGGGTGTGTGTCCAACTGGTGTGGGGAGCCTGGAGCATTGGGCTGATTGTAGCAACGACACAGGTGATATCTGTATTCAGGTTACCTTTCTGTGCTGCCAAAGTGGCacacttcttctgtgacatccGACCTGTGATGAAGCTCTCCTGCATTGATACCACTGTTAATGAGATCTTGACTTTGATCATCAGTGTGCTGGTGCTTGTTGTACCTATGGGTCTGGTTTTCATCTCTTATGTCCTCATCATCTCTACCATCCTCAAGATCGCCTCTGCTGAGGGCCGAAAGAAAGCTTTTGCCACCTGTGTTTCTCATCTCACTGTGGTCATTGTCCACTATGGCTGTGCTTCCATTGCCTACCTCAAGCCCAAGTCAGAGAACACCAGGGATCAGGATCAGCTGATTTCAGTGACCTACACAGTCATCACCCCCCTACTGAACCCTGTAGTGTACACCCTGAGGAACAAAGAAGTCAAGGATGCTCTGCTCCGGGTCATTGGCAGGAAGCTTTCCTGA
- the OR10J4 gene encoding olfactory receptor 10J4, with protein sequence MPRLNFTAVTEFIFEGFSIFGWQHRLFLFGVFLVLYLLTLASNAIILTVIHLNRQLHTPMYFFLSVLSISETCYTVAIIPRMLSSLLNSQRVISIPDCATQLFFYLTFGINNCFLLTAMGYDRYVAICNPLRYSVIMGKKTCIQLASGSWSIGLSTAIIQVSSVFSLPFCGTNIISHFFCDIRPLMKLSCADTTIKEFITLLISLCVLVLPMVLIFISYVLIVTTILKIASAEGRKKAFATCASHLTVVIVHYGCTSFIYLKPKSHNSLQDRLISVTYTVITPLLNPVVYSLRNKEVKDALLRALGRKPLS encoded by the coding sequence ATGCCAAGACTCAATTTCACAGCTGTGACAGAGTTTATCTTTGAAGGTTTTTCCATTTTTGGGTGGCAGCACAGACTCTTCCTCTTTGGAGTCTTTTTGGTCTTGTACCTGTTGACCCTTGCCAGCAATGCTATCATCTTGACAGTTATCCACCTCAACCGTCAActtcacacacccatgtacttctttctgAGTGTGCTGTCCATATCTGAGACCTGTTATACAGTAGCCATCATCCCCCGAATGCTGTCCAGTCTCCTTAATTCCCAACGAGTCATCTCCATTCCAGATTGTGCCACCCAGCTCTTCTTCTATCTCACTTTTGGTATCAACAACTGCTTCCTGCTCACAGCCATGGGATATGATCgttatgtggccatctgcaacccCCTACGGTATTCAGTCATCATGGGCAAAAAGACTTGTATACAGTTGGCAAGTGGATCCTGGAGCATTGGCCTGAGCACAGCCATCATTCAGGTGTCTTCTGTGTTCAGCCTGCCCTTCTGTGGTACCAACATCATCTCTCACTTCTTTTGTGACATCCGGCCTCTAATGAAGCTTTCCTGTGCTGACACTACCATCAAAgaatttatcaccttgctcatcAGTCTGTGTGTCCTTGTTCTGCCTATGGTCTTGATCTTTATCTCCTATGTCCTGATTGTCACCACCATCCTGAAGATTGCATCTGCTGAGGGTCGGAAAAAGGCCTTTGCCACTTGTGCCTCACACCTCACAGTGGTCATTGTCCACTATGGCTGTACCTCCTTCATCTACCTAAAACCCAAATCCCACAATTCCCTGCAGGACAGACTTATCTCTGTGACCTACACTGTCATCACCCCTCTACTGAACCCTGTTGTGtacagcctgaggaacaaagAGGTCAAGGAtgccttgctcagagctttgggCAGAAAGCCCCTTTCTTAG